GCCGGGCGTTCGACGCGATCACGCAGGGCGCAGGCGACGTCGGCAACTTCTTGCGATGAGCCGGGGCGTGTCGATGGCGTGAAGCTTCGCGTGAGCGTATGGAAGTCCGAGGTCTTCAGCTTCAGCACCACCGTGCGCGCCACGCGTGCGTGCGGGCCGCTGGCCTCGCGCTGGTGCGCCGCCCACGCCTTTTCCGCCAGGCGGCGGATGTGCGGCTCGATCTCCGCCAGCGTGAGGTCGCTTTCGAAGGTGTCTTCCGCCGACACCTGCAGGGTCGGGCGGTCGGGCTGCACGACGTGCTCGTCGATGCCCAGCGACAGCTCGTGCAGGCGCCGGCCCCAGCGCCCGAAGCGCTGCTCCAGCGCCAGCGCGTCCAGCGCCCGGAGGTCGGCGACGGTGGCAATGCCCAGTTCGGCCAGCCTCGCCTCCATCACCTTGCCGACGCCGGGAAGGCGTCCCACCTCCAGCGGCGCCAGAAAGGCCTCCACCTGGTTCGGGCGGATCACGAACAGGCCATCGGGCTTGCGCCAGTCCGAGGCTATCTTGGCGAGGAACTTGTTGGGCGCCACGCCGGCGGAGGCGGTGAGCTGCGTTTCGTCGCGAATGGCGCTGCGGATAGCTTCGGCGGTGGCCGTCGCCGAGGGCAGTTTCGTGTGCGTGGTGGTGACGTCGAGGTAGGCCTCGTCCAGCGACAGCGGTTCGATCAGGTCGGTGTGGCGCGCGAAGATCTCGCGAACCTGCCGCGATACGGCCTTGTAGCGCGTGAAGTCGGGTGGCACGAAGATCGCCTGCGGGCACAGGCGCTCCGCCCGCACTGCCGGCATGGCCGAACGCACGCCGAACTTGCGGGCCTCGTAGCTGGCGGCGCACACCACCGAGCGTGCACCGCGCCACGCCACCACCACGGGTTTGCCGCGCAGCGAGGGATCGTCGCGCTGCTCCACCGACGCGTAGAACGCGTCCATGTCGACGTGGATGATCTTGC
This genomic interval from Dyella japonica A8 contains the following:
- the dinB gene encoding DNA polymerase IV, which gives rise to MPSQPRKIIHVDMDAFYASVEQRDDPSLRGKPVVVAWRGARSVVCAASYEARKFGVRSAMPAVRAERLCPQAIFVPPDFTRYKAVSRQVREIFARHTDLIEPLSLDEAYLDVTTTHTKLPSATATAEAIRSAIRDETQLTASAGVAPNKFLAKIASDWRKPDGLFVIRPNQVEAFLAPLEVGRLPGVGKVMEARLAELGIATVADLRALDALALEQRFGRWGRRLHELSLGIDEHVVQPDRPTLQVSAEDTFESDLTLAEIEPHIRRLAEKAWAAHQREASGPHARVARTVVLKLKTSDFHTLTRSFTPSTRPGSSQEVADVACALRDRVERPADLRYRLVGVGLAGFVDADSFAAQSDLFGAIGFN